atatcaagtgtaatttgtatttacattatatttgtttgttcttcATTGTAGGATGGTGGTGGAGTGTGTCTGGAAGCATAGCAGTTCAACTGGAGATGGATCCAAGACCTTTATATTGCTGCTGGCATCATTACTGCGAATGATTCATACGAAAGCTTGCAAGGAGCCTAACGTGTCTCACACTTATAACTCTAGGGAGGCGGCAGAAGCTGCCACTGCCAGGCGCTTTGCCGATCAACTGCTCGCATTTGCATTGGAAGAATTGGAGGATCTCATCGCTGTAGGAGTGGCCCCGTATGGATTCTGTGTGTCGTGGGAGGATCTCTCTGCAAAATCACATCCACCAGCTGCTCACTCAGAACCTCACTGCGTTCAAAAGCTGCTGGCATCATTCTTTCACACCCGTCTCGGCCACACCCACTGTGACTTCATTAGCAACCTCACCTGTGAAGTTCTCAGGCACTGGATGTTTGTAAATGACCTACCTTCCTCGGCACTTCACTTTGTAAATGACAACTTCCCTGCCCTGCATACGGCTGTGTCAGGCTTCCCTATGAGCTGCTCACGTTTGATTGAGGGGCAGGTCATTCACAGGGACTTTGCTGTGCCCTGCCCTCGGACTGAAGACCAGCCAGTTAGAGCTGTAGTATTCAGCGGGTACCTGCAGCCAAAAATACTCAGTGCTGGAGATGTGCTTAAGGTGGGATGTGGAGGCCAAGTGACTGATGAGAAAAGTTTTGTGGAGTTTAGTGCCTGGTCAGAACGGTCACTACAGTGCGTCATTGCAAACCTGCAGCGTTTGGGTGTCTCTGTGCTTCTCTCTGCAGTGAAACAGTCCGCGGCTGTTCTGGCTTTAGCTGCCCAGGCACAGATGTGTGTTGTGGAGTGCATCAGCAAAGATGAGCTGGCCCTCTTTGCCAAACTGAGTGGAGCCACACCAGTGTCCGAGTGCTGGACGATTGAATCACGGAATGTTTCTACTCTGACCTTTTGCCGGCCAATACTACTGGGAGCACATAGGTATGATTACATGTCACTTGTTTCTTGTATACATTAACCTGTTGTcccagatatatatatatatacagtattaaAGGAAATACACATCAATAGTTTTTGAATTTCAGTGATTTCTTCATCTGGTTTCTATTTTTCTCTTCCACAGATACGTTCACGTGGCTTTCCAGGATTTAGAGAAGACTCTCACAGTGGAACCCATGAGTCTGGTCATTTGTGGCGCAGGGGAAGGCCAGACAGACCAGGTCGCATGTGCATTTCAAGATGCCATCCGCATGCTACTTGTAACTTTCCAGCCAATTGGACACTCAACTACAGCATCAAAAAGGACATACCAGTTTCCTGATAGCACATCCTCACCTGCATCTGATCATTCTGATAGAACCACCCACACATCCTCCAATGCAACTCTCTCTCAGCAGTGTGTGTTGGAACCAGGCTGTGTTATACCTGCCGGCGGAACATTCGAGTTTCTCTTAAATCATGCCCTCTTACAACATGCCCGCTGTCGCTGTGTTTTTAATGGTACAAACATGAGTACCCCTGCTGTTTCCCAGCTCTTGGCAAGTGCTCTCCTGAGTGTACCACAACAGATTTACTCCCACAGTGGGCGACACTTCCTACAGATTCAAACCAGGATCCTCGGTTTTCTTCCAAAAGATTCCCACACGTTCAGCCTCCTTTCTAAACCACAACCCAGCACAAGTATCGTACAGGCTTGTTGTACTAGTGAATTTCCTGCAGCGGGTTGTAAACTGAGCATGCATTGTTGGAGAAAGACTGACGTTTTATCCAAAGCTTTTATGTTGGACTCGGGCCTTGAATCTGTCTCTTGCAAATACCAGCTGCTTCTGGCCGTACTGCAGTGTGTCAGGAGTGTCCTCCGGGTGGACATggtgctgcacacacactctgccttgCACGCACAGTCACGCAGACCCACAGACGTTTCCTCGGAGGGCTCAGAGGATGAGGCTGAAGATTGAGATTGTATTGTGT
Above is a genomic segment from Pleuronectes platessa chromosome 7, fPlePla1.1, whole genome shotgun sequence containing:
- the bbs10 gene encoding Bardet-Biedl syndrome 10 protein, with amino-acid sequence MLPVDRLHLKHVLQTVGALEATVLRSFGPEGGQVLFTRDTGQAMLTRSGTRILKALRLESPLARMVVECVWKHSSSTGDGSKTFILLLASLLRMIHTKACKEPNVSHTYNSREAAEAATARRFADQLLAFALEELEDLIAVGVAPYGFCVSWEDLSAKSHPPAAHSEPHCVQKLLASFFHTRLGHTHCDFISNLTCEVLRHWMFVNDLPSSALHFVNDNFPALHTAVSGFPMSCSRLIEGQVIHRDFAVPCPRTEDQPVRAVVFSGYLQPKILSAGDVLKVGCGGQVTDEKSFVEFSAWSERSLQCVIANLQRLGVSVLLSAVKQSAAVLALAAQAQMCVVECISKDELALFAKLSGATPVSECWTIESRNVSTLTFCRPILLGAHRYVHVAFQDLEKTLTVEPMSLVICGAGEGQTDQVACAFQDAIRMLLVTFQPIGHSTTASKRTYQFPDSTSSPASDHSDRTTHTSSNATLSQQCVLEPGCVIPAGGTFEFLLNHALLQHARCRCVFNGTNMSTPAVSQLLASALLSVPQQIYSHSGRHFLQIQTRILGFLPKDSHTFSLLSKPQPSTSIVQACCTSEFPAAGCKLSMHCWRKTDVLSKAFMLDSGLESVSCKYQLLLAVLQCVRSVLRVDMVLHTHSALHAQSRRPTDVSSEGSEDEAED